A portion of the Candidatus Bathyarchaeum sp. genome contains these proteins:
- a CDS encoding emp24/gp25L/p24 family protein: MNKKNGLVFLCVLLLCVSVVYAAEVETITVDALSEETRTHNLNNGQQFSGSLSVSGGLADNIRFSVKAPNGTEIINIGSVSEGTEFDFTADQDGAYTLVFTNVGLGSRTVNVSYDIKTLTIAGLDGTQILIVAFAVIAVIVVGIVVIFKKSK; this comes from the coding sequence ATGAACAAAAAAAATGGTTTAGTATTTCTTTGTGTTTTACTGCTTTGTGTTAGCGTAGTTTATGCTGCTGAAGTTGAAACAATAACAGTAGACGCTCTTAGCGAAGAAACTCGAACCCATAACCTAAATAACGGTCAACAATTTTCTGGTTCATTGTCTGTTTCAGGTGGTCTTGCGGATAACATTCGTTTTTCTGTAAAAGCACCCAATGGAACAGAGATCATAAACATAGGGAGCGTTTCTGAAGGAACAGAATTTGACTTCACGGCAGACCAAGACGGTGCTTATACACTAGTTTTTACGAACGTGGGGTTAGGTTCACGAACAGTAAACGTAAGCTACGACATAAAAACCTTAACAATCGCGGGCCTTGACGGGACTCAAATACTAATTGTAGCATTTGCAGTAATAGCAGTAATTGTTGTTGGAATAGTTGTCATTTTCAAAAAATCAAAATAA
- a CDS encoding nitroreductase family protein: MSMIEVISSRRSIRKYENKEIPKQVLDQILEAGRQSPSAMNKQPYRFVVVTKSELKKEMKAIFSRFLDNAPVVIVGCANVKARITGKWAEIDTTIALQNMLLAAWSLGVGTCWIGSFNEQKTKKALNVPEEWKVVGMLTLGYPAESPNERKKKSTEELFGNNQF, from the coding sequence ATGTCTATGATTGAAGTAATTTCCAGTCGTCGAAGCATCAGAAAATATGAAAACAAAGAAATCCCAAAACAAGTTTTAGACCAAATCCTAGAAGCCGGCCGACAATCCCCTTCTGCCATGAACAAGCAGCCCTACCGTTTTGTTGTCGTAACCAAATCTGAACTCAAAAAAGAAATGAAAGCAATCTTTAGTCGTTTTCTTGACAACGCTCCAGTAGTAATAGTTGGATGTGCAAACGTAAAAGCCCGAATAACAGGGAAATGGGCTGAAATCGACACAACAATCGCTTTACAAAACATGTTACTTGCAGCTTGGAGTTTAGGAGTGGGAACATGCTGGATCGGAAGTTTTAATGAACAAAAAACCAAAAAAGCTCTTAACGTTCCAGAAGAATGGAAAGTAGTTGGAATGCTAACTTTAGGATATCCCGCCGAATCCCCCAACGAAAGAAAAAAGAAATCCACAGAAGAACTGTTTGGAAACAATCAGTTCTAA
- a CDS encoding MFS transporter, translating to MKKSKNPEANDFVFDKRLYIIFLIMFTEVMGFSSVLPLIPYLGLELGLTYVQIGLITSVFSFCQLFASPITGKLSDHFGRKPMFILSQFSTFAGFMTLGFATTALLLIISRLIDGLLGSNMTVSQAYISDITEPKHRTRVYGYSSGVFGAGLIFGPVIGGVLSTINFSVPMFFAAGITLISLVLVIFFLPETITKKTEKISLSFDDVIPVAEVKKFVKTPKVRNYLSMFFFYSIAFFLFTSNLPLLAQKQFNVTADQVSFYMAWIGILRVLIQTAFISRILHAFGEHRTLLTGIISMTVAMVTLAFSSEYLFVFVPLVFLAYGSGVSRPIFISSLTNSVTQKETATILGVNNSLTSIAQIITPIAGGFIIEYLPPQLLPLTSALFLVLILFLTKNKTFD from the coding sequence ATGAAAAAAAGCAAAAACCCAGAAGCAAACGATTTCGTGTTTGACAAACGCCTCTACATCATTTTTTTGATAATGTTCACCGAAGTAATGGGTTTTAGTAGCGTTCTGCCCTTGATTCCGTATCTGGGCTTAGAACTTGGTTTAACTTATGTGCAAATTGGGTTGATTACTAGCGTGTTCAGTTTTTGTCAACTGTTCGCAAGCCCAATCACTGGAAAACTAAGTGACCACTTTGGACGTAAACCTATGTTCATACTAAGCCAATTCAGCACCTTTGCAGGTTTCATGACCCTTGGATTTGCCACAACAGCACTTTTGTTAATCATTTCTCGACTAATCGATGGCCTACTAGGAAGCAACATGACCGTCAGCCAAGCATACATAAGCGACATAACCGAACCCAAACACAGAACCCGAGTCTACGGATACTCCAGTGGAGTCTTTGGAGCAGGCCTCATCTTTGGGCCAGTAATTGGTGGTGTGCTTTCTACAATTAATTTTTCTGTGCCCATGTTTTTTGCTGCAGGAATAACTTTGATTTCCCTTGTTTTAGTTATTTTCTTTTTACCTGAGACTATAACCAAAAAAACCGAAAAAATCTCTCTTAGCTTTGATGACGTAATTCCTGTTGCCGAAGTTAAAAAGTTTGTCAAAACTCCAAAAGTGCGAAACTACTTGTCAATGTTTTTCTTTTACAGCATCGCCTTCTTCTTGTTCACTTCAAACTTGCCGTTGCTGGCGCAAAAACAGTTTAACGTCACCGCCGACCAAGTAAGCTTCTACATGGCATGGATCGGAATACTCCGGGTGCTAATCCAAACCGCCTTTATTTCTCGCATACTCCACGCTTTCGGCGAACACCGCACCCTACTAACTGGAATAATATCCATGACCGTGGCCATGGTAACCCTTGCCTTTTCGTCAGAATACTTGTTTGTATTTGTGCCCTTGGTGTTTCTAGCCTACGGAAGCGGAGTCAGCCGACCCATATTCATCAGTAGCCTCACAAACAGCGTTACCCAAAAAGAAACCGCAACGATACTAGGAGTAAACAATTCCTTAACAAGCATCGCCCAAATCATCACCCCCATCGCTGGAGGTTTCATTATTGAATACTTGCCACCACAATTACTGCCTTTAACTTCGGCGTTGTTCCTTGTATTGATACTATTTTTAACAAAAAACAAAACCTTTGATTAG